Genomic segment of Phycisphaerales bacterium:
AGCGTCTGGTACCAGTACGCCACCGAGGCGATGTCATCAGTCAGCGGCTGGAACTTGCGCGTCGGATACCACCCCAGCGCCTGCACCGTCACGCGCAGATTCTCGCGGAAGCAGATCGGGTCAGGAATGTGCCAGCGATACAAGCCGTGGCACGGCACGCGCTCGCCGCCGATGAGCGCCTGCGGATAGCCGAGATACGGCGTCGAATAGGTCACCGGGCCGCTCGTCTCCGGGTTGACCGCGGCACGAAAGCCCCACGCCCCGCCGAAGTAGTCTTCGGTGCCCGTGCCGCAGATCGTGGGGTGCTCGACGTCGCCGTCGAGGTAGAACTTGAGTTCGCCCTCGCCCCACCACATGTTCGAGAACTGGTTCCAGACGAGATACGTGCCGACGTAGTGCCCGCGCCCCTTCACGCCGTCGAGGATGGTGTGCTCCGGATGCTGACGCGTGGTCATCGAGCGGCGCCACTGCGCATGCAGGCATGCCGCGTCCGGAGGCACATCGGCAAGCGCGTAGGTGATCTGGTAGAAGAACTCGGTGAGGTCCTGCGGGCCGTCGTTGGTGAGCTCGATGCGAATGCGTTTTGCGAAGGGCATGGGCCAGTACGAGTTCATCCCGCCGCGCGGATTGACGGCGACGGGGATCGAGCTGACGAG
This window contains:
- a CDS encoding DUF2961 domain-containing protein, producing the protein MSDHFSSLGLGGIAMLRDAETRSISAENPDGARGGGAKASPGPADPISSAASELGRGWKVRPCIRVKSGETVVLADVTGPGVVQHIWMTVLHERLRMIALRIYYDDQKTPSIETPLGDFFANGIDGCALVSSIPVAVNPRGGMNSYWPMPFAKRIRIELTNDGPQDLTEFFYQITYALADVPPDAACLHAQWRRSMTTRQHPEHTILDGVKGRGHYVGTYLVWNQFSNMWWGEGELKFYLDGDVEHPTICGTGTEDYFGGAWGFRAAVNPETSGPVTYSTPYLGYPQALIGGERVPCHGLYRWHIPDPICFRENLRVTVQALGWYPTRKFQPLTDDIASVAYWYQTLPGVPGPGLPSVNERLSR